The following proteins are co-located in the Bradyrhizobium sp. AZCC 2176 genome:
- a CDS encoding efflux RND transporter periplasmic adaptor subunit translates to MKSRLTLPVLAVLGILGGLWLVLQAGTPRPVAQPIVQPAAAPYQSYVAGGGMIEARTRNVAISTPTSGVIAKVNVKVGDRVEQGQALFHINGRDLETQLITRQAATTLAKMQVREAELLLANARRRLDQAKPLHDRNVISPDEFAGRGHEAALADARLASARANADLAAAQLQEAEAAVERLTVRAPVAGDILQVNVAPGEYAQTGTLSKPLILMGDTQTLHVRIDIDENDAWRFIQGTPAKGFLRGNSAISFDLRFAYVEPFVVPKTSLTGLSAERVDTRVLQVIYSVNRGDLPLYAGQQVDVYVKADGRAVAPKRADPQSVEHRHRPTVTVR, encoded by the coding sequence ATGAAAAGCCGGCTCACCCTCCCGGTTCTAGCTGTGCTCGGCATTCTGGGCGGCCTCTGGCTTGTCCTCCAGGCAGGTACACCGCGCCCGGTGGCTCAGCCGATTGTGCAGCCGGCAGCAGCACCGTATCAAAGCTATGTTGCCGGCGGCGGCATGATCGAGGCTCGCACCCGCAACGTCGCTATCAGCACACCAACCAGCGGGGTGATTGCGAAAGTCAATGTGAAGGTCGGCGACCGCGTGGAGCAGGGCCAGGCGCTATTTCACATCAATGGGCGTGATCTCGAAACCCAGCTTATCACACGCCAGGCCGCTACGACGCTCGCAAAGATGCAGGTTCGAGAGGCCGAATTGTTGCTCGCTAATGCGCGTCGCCGGTTGGATCAAGCCAAGCCTCTTCACGACAGAAACGTGATTAGCCCGGATGAATTCGCCGGCCGCGGACACGAGGCAGCGCTTGCGGACGCCAGACTCGCCTCTGCACGAGCCAATGCGGATCTAGCGGCCGCTCAACTGCAGGAAGCCGAAGCGGCGGTCGAGCGCCTCACGGTGCGTGCTCCCGTTGCCGGAGATATCCTTCAGGTGAACGTCGCCCCAGGAGAATATGCCCAGACCGGCACACTCTCCAAACCTCTCATCTTGATGGGAGACACGCAGACGCTCCATGTCCGGATTGATATCGACGAAAATGATGCATGGCGCTTTATTCAGGGCACGCCAGCCAAGGGTTTCCTTCGGGGCAATAGCGCGATCAGCTTCGATTTGCGCTTCGCCTACGTCGAGCCCTTTGTCGTGCCAAAAACTTCCCTAACGGGGCTCAGCGCAGAGCGCGTCGACACGCGCGTACTCCAGGTCATCTACAGCGTCAATAGAGGGGATCTCCCGCTCTATGCTGGCCAACAGGTCGATGTCTACGTCAAAGCCGACGGCCGTGCCGTCGCGCCCAAGCGGGCAGATCCACAATCGGTCGAACATCGCCATCGGCCGACCGTGACCGTTCGATGA
- a CDS encoding response regulator, which translates to MSIFECGEVVPPAYTAHPAARPHILLVEDDPEISRMLTDVLSESGFVALSVGSAVEMDALLARETVDLVVLDVMLPGEDGLSICRRLRAASAIPIIIVTARGEDVDRIVGLEIGADDYVAKPFNSRELVARIRALLRRAQDGRETARLRARQLAFAGWRINPTTRQLQDPEGVRIAMTSVEFDLLLAFCRNPGRVLSRERLLELVHGGLAGPIERSIDVHVSRIRQKIEVDPRDPMLIKTVRLGGYLFTPDVEET; encoded by the coding sequence ATGTCGATATTTGAGTGCGGCGAAGTCGTGCCACCCGCCTACACCGCTCACCCGGCTGCAAGGCCCCACATCCTGCTCGTGGAGGATGACCCGGAGATCTCGCGGATGCTAACGGACGTGCTATCGGAGAGCGGGTTCGTTGCCTTGTCCGTCGGTTCGGCCGTGGAGATGGATGCGCTCCTTGCACGAGAAACGGTCGATCTAGTCGTACTGGATGTGATGCTGCCAGGTGAAGACGGCCTCAGCATCTGCCGAAGGCTCAGGGCGGCGTCCGCAATACCGATCATCATCGTGACAGCGCGGGGCGAGGACGTCGATCGAATCGTCGGCCTGGAAATCGGTGCTGACGACTATGTTGCCAAGCCGTTCAATTCGCGGGAGTTGGTGGCGCGCATCCGCGCGCTCCTGCGCCGCGCGCAAGACGGGCGCGAGACTGCGCGCCTCCGCGCGCGACAGTTGGCGTTCGCCGGATGGCGGATCAATCCCACGACGCGGCAGTTACAAGACCCCGAAGGGGTTAGGATCGCGATGACTAGCGTAGAGTTCGACCTGCTCCTGGCTTTCTGTAGAAATCCCGGCCGCGTTCTCTCGCGCGAGCGCCTGCTAGAATTGGTTCATGGCGGCCTGGCAGGACCGATCGAACGGAGCATCGATGTTCACGTCAGCCGTATTCGCCAGAAGATTGAGGTCGATCCGCGAGATCCGATGCTGATCAAGACGGTACGCCTAGGCGGCTACCTGTTCACGCCGGACGTAGAGGAAACCTGA
- a CDS encoding ABC transporter permease, with translation MVLVAIKMLTGDQGKYLGMVLGLVFTTFIMTQQPAMFFGLVKRSYGFVSDAALADIWVMDPMVRYIDDVKPLSDTTVARVRGVEGVVWAVPIYKGTTRVRLADGNFQNSVLIGLDDTTLIGGPPIILSGKLADLRRADGVIVSADGANNRFARPSPRSNEPPIPLMIGDVIEMNERRAVVVGISEATTTNMGVPTIYTTYSRAKSYVPSERKTLSFVLVKAKAGTEVGPVISNIRRWTGLAAVTREQFEQMTLWYVIQNTPAFTLFGLSAIIGFGVGGLIAGQTFYNFTLENLRYFGVMKAMGATNRTLLTMIMAQALVAGAIGYGLGVGLISLFSLVIGPRFPFELSWSLFLVSACGIVLLCVIASGLSIRKVIRLDPASVFKT, from the coding sequence ATGGTCTTAGTCGCAATCAAGATGCTCACTGGAGATCAAGGAAAGTACCTGGGTATGGTGCTGGGGCTTGTTTTTACGACCTTCATCATGACTCAGCAGCCGGCGATGTTCTTCGGGCTCGTGAAGAGGAGTTACGGCTTCGTCTCGGACGCGGCACTTGCCGACATCTGGGTGATGGACCCGATGGTGCGCTATATCGACGACGTCAAACCGCTATCGGACACGACCGTCGCGCGCGTACGCGGCGTTGAGGGTGTTGTCTGGGCCGTGCCGATCTATAAGGGCACAACACGGGTCCGTCTCGCCGACGGCAATTTCCAGAATTCCGTCCTGATCGGCCTCGACGATACGACATTGATCGGTGGGCCGCCCATCATACTGTCCGGCAAACTCGCTGACCTTCGGCGAGCAGACGGAGTGATCGTGAGCGCTGACGGGGCGAACAACCGCTTTGCTCGCCCAAGTCCACGCTCCAACGAACCGCCGATTCCACTCATGATCGGTGATGTCATTGAGATGAACGAGCGTCGGGCGGTGGTCGTCGGCATCAGCGAAGCCACCACAACCAACATGGGCGTGCCAACCATCTACACGACTTATTCTCGTGCCAAGTCTTACGTACCGAGCGAGAGGAAAACGCTGTCCTTCGTTTTGGTTAAGGCGAAGGCTGGAACTGAAGTGGGCCCAGTGATCTCCAACATTCGCCGTTGGACGGGGCTTGCCGCCGTTACCAGGGAGCAATTCGAGCAGATGACGCTCTGGTACGTCATCCAAAACACGCCCGCGTTCACTCTCTTCGGACTCTCCGCCATCATCGGCTTTGGTGTCGGCGGCCTAATTGCCGGCCAGACCTTCTACAACTTCACACTTGAGAATCTACGTTATTTCGGCGTCATGAAGGCAATGGGTGCGACGAATCGAACGCTCCTCACGATGATCATGGCGCAGGCGCTCGTTGCTGGCGCGATCGGTTACGGTCTCGGCGTGGGTCTCATTTCGCTGTTCAGCCTTGTGATCGGACCCCGATTTCCGTTCGAACTGAGTTGGTCGCTGTTTCTCGTCAGCGCCTGCGGAATCGTTCTTCTATGCGTGATCGCTTCGGGCCTGAGCATACGCAAAGTCATCCGTCTAGATCCGGCCTCCGTGTTCAAGACATGA
- a CDS encoding amidase family protein — translation MNHRRPAKAALQTLFGQNSIVLPKLGETSDKQIPDLRRLKEHYCLGRTILFKKNYIVSRQFSLSTSLDTIGPIALGVADCFVADQVLLGEGVPSRPRVASPNTFRLIVARGRLFHRCEPEVLNAFESTVERLRSYGLQIDDGSIEAALDNVAGIDKIGTFPSIKVGATLRSLGISTLDGVDPKTRVRIEAGASILAVDYVRMARLRHAAIRSFEQSFTENEVFILPTTPIRAPFLSSVEEDSAFHEFNGLVLRNPRVANMLDCPSISLPLSLDGLSAGLMLIGRRNADRRLLEIASSVETLLRGYSHAV, via the coding sequence TTGAATCACAGGCGTCCCGCCAAGGCTGCGCTGCAGACCCTTTTCGGCCAAAACTCAATTGTCCTGCCAAAACTTGGTGAGACATCAGACAAACAGATTCCTGATCTCAGACGCCTGAAAGAGCATTATTGTTTAGGAAGGACTATATTGTTTAAGAAGAACTATATTGTCTCCAGACAGTTCTCGCTGTCGACGAGCCTCGATACGATCGGTCCGATCGCCCTGGGGGTCGCGGACTGCTTCGTGGCGGATCAGGTGCTTTTGGGGGAAGGCGTGCCGTCGCGACCGCGGGTAGCCTCTCCCAACACCTTCCGTCTCATTGTGGCCCGCGGTCGCCTGTTTCATCGCTGCGAGCCCGAAGTGCTCAACGCGTTTGAGAGTACCGTAGAGCGGCTTCGATCATATGGCTTGCAGATCGACGATGGATCGATCGAGGCTGCTCTCGATAATGTCGCAGGGATCGACAAGATCGGCACGTTTCCGTCCATCAAGGTCGGTGCGACGCTGCGTAGTCTCGGGATATCGACCCTCGATGGGGTCGATCCGAAAACCCGCGTTCGCATCGAAGCGGGCGCCAGCATCCTCGCTGTTGACTATGTGCGCATGGCGCGGCTCCGGCACGCTGCCATCCGTTCCTTTGAACAGTCTTTCACCGAGAATGAAGTTTTCATTCTGCCGACGACGCCAATCCGTGCGCCGTTTCTGTCATCGGTGGAGGAGGACAGCGCGTTCCATGAGTTCAATGGACTGGTACTTCGCAATCCACGCGTCGCCAACATGCTCGATTGTCCGTCGATCTCGTTGCCGTTATCGCTCGACGGTCTTTCCGCCGGGTTGATGCTGATCGGCCGCAGGAACGCAGACCGGCGCTTGCTGGAGATTGCGTC
- a CDS encoding winged helix-turn-helix transcriptional regulator has protein sequence MVYHRKRPALDPCPVEAVLAMVAGKWKARVLYLLSLDDLTFGEVRASVGNIRQQVLATVLSEMRASGIVRRADDCNAKETRYALTERGRELVQLLLPLSDWGNGLLAEKGELWRAPRIRRKSWSSGGTSETAR, from the coding sequence ATGGTCTATCATCGAAAACGTCCGGCGCTCGACCCCTGTCCCGTGGAAGCCGTGCTCGCGATGGTTGCCGGCAAGTGGAAGGCGCGCGTGCTCTATCTTCTGTCCCTCGACGATCTCACCTTCGGCGAAGTTCGTGCTTCGGTTGGCAATATTCGCCAGCAGGTGCTTGCGACCGTTCTCTCCGAAATGAGGGCCAGCGGGATTGTGCGACGCGCGGACGATTGCAATGCAAAAGAAACGCGTTATGCACTAACAGAACGTGGGCGCGAACTCGTCCAGCTGCTGCTGCCCTTGTCCGATTGGGGCAACGGGCTTCTCGCCGAAAAGGGAGAGTTGTGGCGCGCGCCCCGCATCCGCCGCAAATCATGGAGCTCTGGTGGCACGTCTGAAACGGCGCGGTGA
- a CDS encoding ABC transporter ATP-binding protein, with translation MIAAAARQHLNAGASVVCTRLIKVYGHGAQQVTALRGVDLEVPRGELIMLVGPSGCGKTTLISIIAGLLDHDGGRCVVLGEDVERMDQTTKAAFRRQSLGFVFQAFNLIPQLTSAENVMIPLLLNGMNESDGIAKARQALERVGLAERSEHFPSQLSGGQQQRVAIARALVHEPELIVCDEPTSALDHATGQHVLEILRGIATGEGRTLIVVTHDQRILSFADRIAHMDDGRITHFERPRNAAGATS, from the coding sequence ATGATCGCTGCAGCTGCAAGACAACATCTCAATGCTGGAGCAAGCGTCGTCTGCACCCGCCTCATCAAAGTTTATGGGCACGGCGCGCAGCAGGTGACCGCGCTACGCGGTGTCGATCTGGAAGTCCCCCGGGGCGAGCTCATCATGCTGGTCGGCCCATCCGGCTGCGGAAAGACGACATTGATCTCGATTATTGCCGGCCTTCTCGATCATGACGGCGGGCGATGCGTCGTGCTCGGCGAGGATGTTGAACGCATGGATCAAACGACCAAGGCCGCATTCAGACGGCAGTCGCTTGGCTTTGTGTTCCAGGCTTTCAACCTGATTCCTCAACTGACGTCCGCTGAGAACGTCATGATTCCGCTCCTTCTGAACGGGATGAATGAAAGCGACGGCATTGCTAAAGCGCGTCAGGCGTTGGAGCGGGTCGGGCTCGCAGAACGTTCCGAACACTTTCCTTCTCAGCTGTCTGGTGGTCAGCAGCAAAGGGTAGCGATCGCTCGTGCTCTGGTCCACGAGCCGGAACTGATCGTCTGTGACGAGCCGACCAGCGCGCTCGATCATGCGACCGGGCAACACGTGCTCGAGATCCTGCGCGGCATCGCCACAGGTGAAGGCCGCACTCTCATCGTCGTCACTCACGATCAGCGCATCCTCAGCTTTGCCGACCGGATCGCGCATATGGATGACGGCCGCATTACCCATTTCGAGAGGCCACGGAACGCAGCGGGAGCGACGTCTTGA
- a CDS encoding ATP-binding protein, with protein sequence MQFPDRLIPRSITTQITSIVAVSVMLGVVLTVTMLLFFGIRDGPSAVAGRIANITRLVRSAASPTEVGVIIAATQRSGIDVRYVALADLEASPPNAKLPVLSGLIAHQLESSQNIEVIADSRYPAGPAYQLVVKMDDRAALIFAASPGTSAYSFLLAPTTLTLTTVLVFVLFLSIYAVRWIIAPLSAVVAAAQSFGRSPDSNHAVNRPAPREIAQVADALNEMQIRIRNLLDDRTRMLAAISHDLRTPLTRLRLRAERIADQSLRESMLREIEQISYMLNETLDYLRHDARSEVMSRVDLPSLLQTVCADFADVGHNVSYEGPGRLTWTCRPATLTRAISNIVANGVKHGSFVTVNLRTCDDGTAEIDISDDGPGIPAALRTKVFEPFFKGDDARALAGDGFGLGLSIARDAVSGHRGEISLLQRLPTGLIVRIQIPRADENEPARERSVLNAQSDCPQRGAA encoded by the coding sequence ATGCAATTTCCGGATCGGCTGATCCCTCGCAGCATCACAACGCAAATCACCAGCATTGTCGCAGTTTCCGTGATGCTCGGGGTCGTGCTCACCGTCACCATGTTGCTGTTCTTTGGCATCAGAGATGGCCCGTCGGCTGTAGCCGGACGGATTGCCAACATTACCCGGCTTGTGCGTTCTGCAGCCAGTCCAACTGAGGTGGGCGTCATCATAGCCGCCACCCAGCGTTCTGGCATCGACGTGAGATACGTGGCTCTGGCCGATCTGGAGGCATCGCCTCCCAACGCCAAGCTGCCTGTGCTGTCTGGACTAATCGCACACCAATTGGAATCTAGTCAGAATATCGAGGTTATCGCCGACTCCCGATATCCGGCCGGTCCCGCTTATCAACTGGTCGTGAAAATGGACGATCGCGCCGCCCTGATCTTTGCAGCATCTCCAGGGACAAGCGCATACAGCTTCCTTCTGGCGCCGACCACTTTGACGCTAACGACCGTTCTGGTCTTCGTCCTGTTCCTTTCAATCTATGCCGTCCGGTGGATCATTGCGCCGCTCTCCGCCGTCGTCGCGGCAGCGCAGTCATTTGGACGTTCTCCTGATAGCAATCACGCGGTCAACCGCCCCGCTCCTCGTGAGATCGCCCAGGTCGCAGACGCGCTCAATGAGATGCAGATCCGTATCCGCAACCTTCTTGATGATCGGACGCGCATGCTCGCCGCCATCAGTCATGACCTCAGAACGCCTCTCACGCGTCTGAGGCTGCGAGCGGAAAGGATTGCCGATCAAAGCTTGCGCGAAAGCATGCTGCGCGAGATCGAGCAAATCAGCTACATGCTGAACGAGACGTTGGATTATCTCCGCCATGACGCAAGATCCGAGGTAATGTCACGCGTCGATCTGCCCAGCCTTCTGCAAACTGTCTGTGCCGATTTCGCCGATGTGGGCCATAACGTTTCCTATGAGGGACCGGGTCGGCTCACTTGGACGTGTAGACCGGCCACTCTCACGCGCGCGATCAGCAATATCGTTGCGAACGGTGTGAAGCACGGCTCGTTCGTCACTGTGAACCTGAGAACCTGTGACGATGGGACAGCAGAAATAGACATATCTGACGACGGACCTGGCATCCCGGCCGCTCTCCGAACCAAGGTCTTCGAACCTTTTTTCAAGGGTGATGACGCGCGCGCACTCGCGGGGGATGGTTTCGGTCTTGGGCTTTCTATTGCGCGCGATGCCGTGAGCGGGCACCGCGGTGAGATCAGCCTGCTCCAGCGGCTTCCGACTGGCTTGATAGTTCGAATCCAGATCCCGCGAGCAGATGAGAACGAACCTGCGCGCGAGCGAAGTGTCCTCAATGCCCAGAGTGATTGCCCACAACGAGGAGCAGCGTAG